One Mycolicibacterium pulveris genomic region harbors:
- a CDS encoding DUF4185 domain-containing protein: protein MGVRRRVGSALFALVGLVAASSCAVSHAQPAPIPGPVLPPLTPGQVIRIGPTAGTGTPTRDYGIGATDLCEFMEFPSGILQVCGDSFAGQGVGYGGWYSPIALHVDTESINDGRGVQYVGVTGIDKPLLADPTPPGASQLPAGVVQINRENYMMVTTVRDLDPQSSRLVKAEPGQGNWQTVPGSERPAEYQQWRQSQISGYYDPIPKPDSPSGFVYIVANNFDRTSPVVLYRVPPQSFTDRDGWQGWSSTLGWGHPPTPLWPDHIGEMSIRMIDGKTVLSYFNAATGNMEVRVANDPTQLGTAPVTTVVVATDWPTPVEHLGPPENNRLAQPYGGYISPGSTLDELRVFVSQWNTGPRGGTPYRVIQFAVNPFKP, encoded by the coding sequence ATGGGCGTGCGCCGCCGAGTCGGCTCGGCACTATTCGCTTTGGTTGGCTTGGTGGCCGCATCGTCATGCGCGGTTTCGCACGCACAGCCCGCGCCCATTCCCGGCCCGGTGCTGCCACCGCTGACTCCCGGCCAGGTGATCCGCATCGGACCGACCGCCGGAACAGGCACGCCGACAAGGGATTACGGCATCGGCGCCACCGACCTGTGCGAGTTCATGGAGTTTCCCAGCGGCATCCTGCAGGTGTGTGGGGACAGCTTCGCGGGCCAAGGCGTCGGCTACGGCGGCTGGTACTCGCCGATCGCGTTGCACGTTGACACCGAGTCCATCAACGACGGCCGCGGCGTGCAGTACGTCGGTGTCACCGGCATCGACAAGCCGCTGCTGGCGGATCCGACGCCGCCGGGCGCATCCCAATTGCCGGCCGGCGTCGTGCAGATCAACCGCGAGAACTACATGATGGTCACCACGGTCCGCGACCTGGATCCGCAAAGCTCGCGGCTGGTAAAAGCCGAACCAGGACAAGGCAACTGGCAGACGGTACCGGGATCGGAGCGACCGGCCGAGTATCAGCAGTGGCGGCAGTCGCAGATCAGCGGCTACTACGACCCGATCCCCAAGCCGGACTCACCGAGCGGCTTCGTCTACATCGTGGCCAACAACTTCGACCGCACCTCGCCGGTCGTGCTGTACCGGGTGCCCCCGCAGAGCTTCACCGACCGCGACGGCTGGCAGGGATGGTCATCGACACTGGGCTGGGGACATCCGCCGACACCGCTGTGGCCCGACCACATCGGTGAGATGAGCATCCGCATGATCGACGGCAAGACGGTGCTGTCGTACTTCAACGCCGCCACCGGCAACATGGAGGTGCGCGTCGCCAACGACCCGACGCAATTGGGCACCGCACCGGTCACGACGGTGGTGGTCGCCACCGACTGGCCGACGCCGGTGGAACACCTCGGCCCGCCCGAGAACAACCGGCTGGCCCAGCCGTACGGCGGCTACATCTCTCCGGGCTCCACGCTCGATGAGCTCAGGGTGTTCGTCAGCCAGTGGAACACCGGGCCGCGCGGGGGCACGCCG